A genomic stretch from Juglans microcarpa x Juglans regia isolate MS1-56 chromosome 3S, Jm3101_v1.0, whole genome shotgun sequence includes:
- the LOC121258668 gene encoding probable RNA-dependent RNA polymerase 1: protein MSVASDCLLFIVHTETAVKAWDSNFDIVAEPRIFLYNMDNIVLCFGNQVSRDNFSVLWKKEGVSGKFDSKMRRLYFFFSHLFVEYKFEISYENIGKIELYRPRGQATKFLLIQLFGAPRVFEKDVSDAQRFEWVRVVDFTPSSCIGQSYALCLELPNKLQLPELHIDFFHYKENEDQLELMEGSPFSCSVGLVPIVNPPTGFDLPYNILFKINSLIQHGCVPGPAIDVDFYRLVNPKRIKAEHIEFALDKLFHLKDCCYEPVKWLNEQYEGYATSTRLPRTAAISLDDGLVYVHKVQITPSKVYFCGPEVNLSNRVLRNYPEDIDNFLRVSFVDEDLDKLRSIALSLQASSTDEDKGARVYKRIISTLRNGIVIGDKKFEFLSLSSDYALDNSIWMFASRPGLTATNIREWMGDFQDIRNVAKYCFYMCQSFCSSRETAIIGRDEIEVIPDIEVNRGEVTYCFSGGIGKVSEELACEVATKLGYSFIPSAFHIQYGGYKGVVAVDPTSLVKLSLRKSMFRYKSLDTKLDVLAWSKFQPCFLNREIITLLSNLGVKDQTFQKRQREAIDLLNSMLTDPLRAQEALEMMFSEDITKVLKEMLLCDYKPDAEPFLSMMLQAFHASKLVDLRFRTWIFVPNGRYMMGCLDETRTLEYGQVFLQVSRFSRHICNQSSHIFTTSSSNPNNYVLEGEVVVARNCSLHPGDVRVLKAINVLALHHMVDCVVFPQKGKRPHPKESLGSNLDGDMYFVSWDSDLIPPLQVEPMEYVEARSMQVDHDVTIKEVEEYFTNYMAKDNLGIIRMVHTVVADREPHRVMSHDCMELAKLHSTAVDFPKTGIAAEIPPHLHIKAYPDFMEKPNKHTYKSRFVIGNLFREVKAIAPHTSPVKAFTLESAKLHYDPDMEVDGFEDFLSDAFRNKSEYDYRLGNLMDYYGIKTEAEILSGNIWKISKHFVWKRDPDAFKYAVESLRMEARIWFNEGSDGNSGDNAKAKAKASAWYHVTYHYTYWGRYNEGMNRAHFLSFAWCVYDQLMQIKRDKLSIKALNLSSPEHQFSQ from the exons ATGTCGGTGGCTTCAGATTG TCTGTTATTTATTGTCCATACTGAAACTGCAGTTAAAGCTTGGGACTCAAACTTTGATATTGTAGCAGAGCCAAGGATCTTTCTATACAACATGGATAATATAGTGCTGTGCTTTGGAAATCAGGTTTCGAGGGATAATTTTTCTGTGCTCTGGAAGAAGGAAGGTGTCTCTGGAAAATTTGATTCCAAGATGAGAagattgtatttctttttttcccatcTTTTCGTAGAATACAAGTTTGAAATCTCCTATGAGAACATTGGGAAGATTGAGCTATATCGTCCACGTGGTCAAGCAACAAAGTTTCTCCTCATCCAG TTATTTGGAGCTCCAAGGGTTTTTGAGAAAGATGTATCTGATGCTCAACGTTTTGAGTGGGTTCGTGTAGTTGATTTCACTCCATCCAGCTGTATTGGCCAATCTTATGCTCTATGTTTGGAGCTTCCAAATAAGCTGCAGCTTCCGGAATTGCACATTGATTTTTTccattataaagaaaatgaagaccAACTTGAAttgatggaaggttctcctttCTCATGCAGTGTAGGTCTTGTGCCCATTGTGAATCCACCCACAGGCTTTGACCTACCatataatatcttatttaaGATCAATTCCTTAATTCAGCATGGGTGTGTTCCTGGGCCAGCAATTGATGTTGATTTTTATCGGTTGGTCAATCCTAAGAGAATCAAAGCTGAGCACATAGAATTTGCCCTGGacaaactttttcatctaaaagATTGCTGCTACGAACCTGTGAAATGGCTCAATGAGCAGTACGAAGGATATGCCACATCCACGCGACTTCCTAGAACTGCTGCTATTTCTTTGGATGATGGGCTCGTATATGTACACAAGGTTCAAATTACTCCATCTAAAGTCTACTTCTGTGGTCCAGAGGTGAATCTCTCCAATAGGGTCTTACGCAATTATCCTGAAGATATTGATAATTTTCTACGTGTTTCTTTTGTTGATGAGGATTTGGATAAACTTCGATCAATAGCTTTATCCTTACAAGCATCTTCTACAGATGAGGACAAGGGAGCCAGAGTTTATAAGAGGATAATATCCACCTTAAGAAATGGCATAGTTATTGGTGATAAGAAGTTTGAGTTTCTTTCCCTTTCATCTGACTATGCACTCGATAATTCTATTTGGATGTTTGCTTCAAGACCTGGCTTGACTGCAACAAACATTAGAGAGTGGATGGGTGATTTTCAAGATATCAGAAATGTGGCAAAATATTGTTTCTATATGTGTCAATCTTTTTGCTCTTCTAGAGAAACTGCCATTATTGGCAGAGATGAAATTGAAGTTATTCCCGATATAGAAGTTAATAGGGGAGAAGTCACATATTGCTTCTCAGGTGGCATAGGGAAGGTATCTGAAGAATTGGCTTGCGAAGTGGCAACAAAGTTAGGCTATAGTTTTATTCCATCAGCATTTCATATTCAATATGGAGGGTACAAAGGTGTTGTGGCTGTTGATCCAACTTCATTGGTGAAGTTGTCATTGAGAAAGAGCATGTTCAGATACAAATCACTCGACACAAAACTTGATGTTTTGGCATGGAGTAAGTTTCAGCCTTGTTTTCTCAATCGCGAGATAATCACTCTTTTGTCTAACCTTGGAGTGAAGGatcaaacttttcaaaaaagGCAAAGGGAGGCTATAGATCTACTAAATTCCATGTTAACAGATCCGTTGAGAGCACAAGAGGCACTGGAGATGATGTTCTCGGAAGACATCACAAAAGTTTTGAAGGAAATGCTTTTATGTGATTACAAGCCTGATGCAGAACCATTTCTTTCAATGATGCTTCAAGCATTCCATGCATCTAAGTTGGTGGACTTGAGGTTTAGAACTTGGATTTTTGTTCCAAATGGAAGATATATGATGGGATGCCTAGATGAAACCAGAACATTGGAATATGGTCAAGTATTTCTACAAGTTTCTCGCTTTAGTAGACATATTTGTAACCAGTCATCCCATATTTTTACTACTAGCAGTTCAAACCCAAATAACTACGTCCTTGAAGGCGAGGTGGTTGTTGCTAGAAACTGTTCTCTACACCCAGGAGATGTGCGAGTCCTGAAAGCTATTAATGTGCTAGCTTTACACCACATGGTGGATTGTGTTGTTTTTCCACAAAAGGGAAAGAG ACCTCATCCAAAGGAATCTTTGGGAAGTAATTTGGACGGAGATATGTACTTTGTCTCTTGGGACAGTGATCTTATTCCTCCTCTTCAAGTTGAGCCAATGGAATATGTTGAAGCGCGAAGCATGCAAGTTGATCATGATGTTACAATAAAG GAAGTAGAGGAGTATTTCACTAACTACATGGCCAAAGACAACTTAGGAATCATCAGAATGGTCCACACCGTTGTTGCAGACAGGGAACCCCATAGGGTAATGAGCCATGATTGTATGGAGCTTGCAAAGCTACACTCAACCGCCGTTGACTTCCCGAAAACTGGTATTGCAGCTGAAATACCTCCTCATCTACACATCAAAGCGTATCCCGATTTCATGGAAAAGCCTAATAAACATACCTACAAATCGAGATTTGTAATCGGAAACCTTTTCCGAGAAGTGAAAGCCATTGCACCCCACACAAGTCCGGTGAAAGCCTTCACTTTGGAATCAGCAAAACTGCATTATGACCCCGACATGGAAGTAGACGGCTTTGAGGACTTCCTCAGTGATGCTTTCAGAAACAAAAGTGAGTATGATTACAGGTTGGGGAATTTGATGGATTATTACGGGATCAAAACTGAAGCTGAAATTCTCAGTGGCAATATTTggaaaatatcaaaacattttGTTTGGAAGAGGGATCCGGATGCATTTAAATATGCAGTAGAGTCGTTAAGAATGGAAGCTAGGATTTGGTTCAACGAGGGAAGTGATGGAAACAGTGGTGATAatgcaaaagcaaaagcaaaagcatCGGCATGGTATCATGTTACATATCATTATACTTACTGGGGTCGCTACAACGAGGGAATGAATAGGGCTCATTTCCTTAGTTTTGCATGGTGCGTTTATGATCAACTTATGCAAATCAAGAGGGATAAATTGAGCATAAAGGCTTTAAATCTGTCCTCGCCGGAGCATCAATTCAGTCAATGA